The following coding sequences lie in one Brettanomyces bruxellensis chromosome 6, complete sequence genomic window:
- a CDS encoding uncharacterized protein (BUSCO:EOG092600XJ) yields the protein MPFQSHNRSRSKSVAADSLARSNRREASSNVYGNDANETAGEGDNLNTNLQKISSQPEPVINTQKHKSGKHRFRKKLWRNPPPKALSGQSSAPKIKIDTIGTPDDGHESMHNTDNMRRNSWDLRFRNPNSPLLPAPRDIIASQSGGTLGPSRSLLERLGRSKTTRVKPKLSLDISGISDPGRNSRSAVAAPTSNFFGGSELSSAVDVADDNASIESEISDCINLALGDTKGKGTEGAWMPSERSRLRRRKPPPLDVPLSGSKNDLSQKSSMNNSQISFGRSTGISPDLEASIRENGGFNDHEAIPLQDLSEMNSKNSGLINVESSRLHENTSSLRLQAKSAQQSTRSKVSEDKSINKGKNIFTTAFQNLSNNVNAGDNVDDDDDDDDEKDFDANDENNGVSTTATPSSKILFDESSTENVGPNNEIATGKESAHMRDVGENIAEVLQKKESQRNSQQAAHIKALLSDQEDNGSLFEQGQSSSAVSSDVDLTGEGATSKRRSYYPEENDDIIDILDPFNDRFHTQSSILPSSDVSKLKSEHLVPKNRCYPNLYGRSLMIFPPDSLFRQKCYDLITSPGSNQAITILILLQTVLLTFQEWSVGREYMTLKKYSWIDWVFFVFYIVYTIEMVMKCVAFGLFDDSQMFKALHIEREKGLVHRYYDSLKAKVRRFRGKPLPNTNAHHSKSHTARRYTYTQNNDVSEIYDAYASDGINHGKTATSDSSLDLVDLANPFSSRNRANLAKGDDFQSNTILPSSSNSSHLSSGSGASRSRSSSSSTSTSVLSSVPLVNKVGISSNKKVTIVRAYLRGDWNKIDFVSIVSFWVSFILSMSGVDINMRCTVFRSLMCFKILRLFNLTKGTRICLKGIRGAGSQCKEVTLFLLCFWVLFAIIGVQSFKTSLRRHCVWTDPSNSANTFENEFQFCGSFLNANTKKPMPYLEVTGLSSSQTKGFSCPVYSQCILKENPYGNTVSFDSIFHSMELVFVILSANTFTDLMYYTMDSESLAASLFYVVTILFLTIWLLNLIIAVVINSYRAHLELMEMRKQGLISAFEAKLKLLQARYNEVVRNSKTITRFNNFSSVFVIIIIANFVTECFKRANNPMIAFDAFYRAQFVTSAILAGEIVTRFLLFIPGHHWKIFFYSICNWIDLVLAIVTMVIILPPIYRNLGDAYGWLTFFQVARFYRVVMSVAFLKEAWKMVFSQIRPFLHLCMFFGLSLYLISLIMARLFEGIVPIDQYLDEDQLIMQNFPNVLISLYTITSTENWTDILYLCQQCAKNRFTEFVIAVYLIAWFAFSNTILINIFIAIITENLGLPEAEKKRQQIKHFYLKLKSQLNQKSQSSSLLDSLRKRIANKRTAEELTPTDQLVKKMKVLMKRENLDEDVSGSEEEEVSITTAFIEWLREMFRFVPFYSQLENLTVDLYHSAEKRMQRVKNGEFIQSRRGHRRQQQHSSNHRRSHRSSLMHKSRVINSLKNLHKNHRSSDGQNTQHQSSSLDELSYEHSRDASTSLLQSSVDTHTLSNYHQDRSLWLFTINNKFRALCQTIVAPGKGVRMHGYQPIQKVSEVFSVVMFISTVAVIAVSCYTTPLYRKNNGYYTDKWNWTLYFDIFFAVLFSVEFIIKIVADGFLFGECAYIKSAWNVIDFVVLISFWITVFSVMFDNYELLIIVGALRAMRGFRLLTITKVSQDTFQYAVISGSKKIVNAAIIALSLLLPFALWGINIFRGRLGYCLDGVSDKSKCTLEFSQQVFKWNVVSPNVFTAPPLLFDRFRDSIFSLFQIISLEGWVDLLLNLMNITGYAKSPQTFASPGNAVYLVIFNFLSIVLILNVFVSLIINNYSMQTGVAYLSEKQLAWHEVKKILSQIKPSKRIDSAHMSRFRKKVYDAFTNKNVLLNRSVKVLVFVHLIGLLTETYPTSSSFSLARYIIFMISTSGLLLYVGLSLFAYGPGLFFANKWNYFRLFVCAGAFTLSVVSFFVARTTIFANFNKLFLVAVLLFIIPKVNILNQLLRYASASLPSLAAIIYTWIVLFIVFAMALNQVFGLTRIGENTTGNLNARTVPKAIIMLFRCSFGEGWNYIMDDFAVEAPACYSGHLYNSDCGSESMSYFLFVCWNILSMYIFMNILISVVVNNFSYVYHGSGPHSAITREEIRKFKRAWNRYDPYGTGYLKLEDFQCFLDSLDGVLSYHVYEKMHRIPNLTKKWITCNSSKPYDLRLNFGNLNKAFALVNFEKAHSRRARYERLIIEARLKAVPVNNHLMLRFTDILLQVGYYSRFKDSTCLTLEDFIKRTILMKKINKILRNMKIQSTVEMAICRLRFKCHTLSISKPIEGSGFDPWTAGDIATRVQNAGNGFINDTDPDSPFNDYSDNASDGGYPFGDETGDPFRNSTPNFLQVPSNERKLSLH from the coding sequence ATGCCCTTTCAGTCACATAATAGGAGCAGATCGAAGAGTGTAGCGGCAGATAGCCTGGCGAGATCGAATAGAAGGGAAGCAAGTTCTAATGTTTATGGAAATGATGCGAATGAAACAGCTGGAGAAGGTGATAATTTAAATACGAATCTCCAAAAGATTTCATCCCAGCCGGAGCCAGTTATCAATActcaaaagcataaaagTGGTAAGCATCGCTTCAGAAAAAAGTTGTGGAGAAACCCACCTCCAAAAGCACTTTCAGGTCAATCTTCAGCGccgaaaatcaaaattgatACCATTGGCACTCCTGACGATGGACATGAATCAATGCATAATACAGATAATATGAGACGCAATAGTTGGGATCTCAGATTTAGAAATCCGAACTCTCCACTACTTCCTGCACCACGAGATATTATTGCAAGTCAAAGTGGTGGTACTTTAGGACCATCGAGAAGTCTTTTAGAAAGATTGGGAAGGTCAAAGACTACGAGAGTCAAGCCCAAATTATCTCTTGATATTTCAGGAATCAGTGATCCTGGACGAAATTCGAGGTCTGCTGTAGCTGCTCCAACATCCAACTTTTTTGGTGGATCTGAGTTAAGCTCGGCTGTTGATGTTGCTGATGATAACGCCAGTATTGAAAGTGAGATTTCCGATTGTATTAATCTTGCACTTGGAGATACGAAAGGAAAGGGTACAGAGGGCGCATGGATGCCATCAGAAAGGAGCCGATTGAGACGCAGAAAGCCACCTCCTTTGGATGTTCCACTTTCTGGAAGTAAGAACGATCTATCGCAAAAAAGTAGTATGAACAATTCGCAGATTAGTTTTGGCCGTTCCACTGGTATTTCGCCGGACCTAGAAGCATCAATCCGTGAAAATGGTGGATTTAATGATCATGAAGCAATTCCTTTACAGGATCTAAGTGAAATGAACAGCAAGAATTCTGGTTTGATTAATGTTGAATCATCACGCTTACATGAAAATACAAGCTCTTTGCGTTTGCAAGCGAAATCTGCCCAGCAAAGTACACGTAGTAAAGTTTCAGAGGACAAATCTATAAATAAAGGTAAGAACATATTTACCACAGCATTTCAGAACCTCTCCAACAACGTCAATGCGGGTGATAacgttgatgatgatgatgatgatgatgatgaaaaggattTCGATGCCAATGATGAGAATAACGGTGTGAGCACCACTGCGACTCCTAGCAGcaaaattttgtttgatGAAAGTAGTACTGAAAATGTGGGTCCCAATAACGAAATAGCAACCGGTAAGGAATCAGCTCATATGCGAGATGTGGGTGAGAACATTGCAGAGGTCCTccagaaaaaagaaagtcaAAGAAACTCCCAACAGGCAGCACATATTAAAGCACTTTTAAGTGATCAAGAGGATAACGGATCTCTGTTTGAACAGGGTCAGTCAAGTTCAGCAGTGTCCAGTGATGTTGATTTGACTGGTGAGGGAGCAACAAGTAAAAGAAGATCATATTATCCTGAGGAGAACGATGACATAATTGATATTCTTGACCCATTTAATGATAGATTCCACACGCAATCCAGTATCTTACCTTCTAGCGATGTCAGCAAATTGAAAAGCGAACACCTGGTACCTAAAAATCGTTGTTATCCAAATCTTTATGGTAGGTCTCTTATGATATTTCCTCCGGATTCTCTTTTCAGGCAGAAATGCTATGATCTGATCACTAGTCCAGGATCAAACCAGGCGATAACAATTTTGATTCTATTGCAAACGGTATTATTAACGTTTCAGGAGTGGAGTGTTGGTCGTGAATACATgacattaaaaaaatattcctGGATAGATTGGGTGTTCTTTGTGTTCTACATTGTATACACTATTGAGATGGTGATGAAGTGTGTTGCTTTCGGTCTCTTTGATGATTCTCAAATGTTTAAGGCACTTCATATCGAAAGAGAAAAGGGATTAGTTCACAGATATTATGATTCCCTTAAAGCTAAAGTTCGTCGGTTCAGAGGAAAGCCATTACCAAATACGAATGCACATCATTCTAAATCGCACACTGCAAGGAGATATACATATACGCAGAATAATGATGTTTCAGAAATATATGATGCATATGCTTCCGATGGTATCAATCATGGCAAGACGGCAACGAGTGACTCTTCGCTAGATCTTGTAGATCTGGCAAACCCATTTTCTTCGAGAAACAGAGCCAATCTTGCTAAGGGAGATGACTTCCAAAGCAATACTATCTTACCATCATCTTCGAACTCTTCACATTTGTCAAGTGGTTCAGGAGCCTCTCGATCCagatcttcttcatcttctacTTCTACTTCGGTTTTAAGTTCTGTCCCACTTGTAAATAAGGTTGGTATTTCCTCCAATAAGAAAGTGACTATTGTTCGAGCATATCTTCGCGGAGATTGGAATAAAATTGATTTTGTTTCGATCGTGTCATTTTGGGTGTCCTTCATTTTGTCAATGTCAGGAGTGGACATCAATATGCGCTGTACTGTTTTCCGGTCCCTCATGTGTTTCAAAATACTCCGACTTTTCAACTTAACCAAGGGTACAAGAATCTGTTTGAAGGGTATTCGTGGAGCGGGCTCTCAATGTAAGGAAGTTactttgtttcttctatgcTTTTGGGTTTTGTTTGCCATTATTGGTGTGCAATCTTTTAAAACTTCATTGAGACGACACTGTGTCTGGACGGATCCATCGAATTCTGCTAATACTTTTGAGAATGAGTTCCAATTTTGTGGTTCGTTTTTAAACGCCAATACTAAGAAGCCCATGCCTTACTTGGAAGTTACTGGCTTGTCATCGTCTCAAACTAAAGGTTTTTCCTGTCCCGTTTACTCTCAGTGCATTTTAAAGGAGAACCCCTATGGAAATACGGTTTCGTTTGACAGTATTTTCCATTCGATGGAGCTAGTTTTTGTGATATTGAGTGCGAATACTTTTACTGATTTAATGTACTACACCATGGATAGTGAAAGTCTTGCTGCCTCGCTTTTCTACGTTGTGACAATATTATTTCTGACCATTTGGCTTTTGAACTTGATTATTGCTGTTGTGATTAACTCTTACAGAGCTCATTTAGAATTAATGGAAATGAGAAAGCAAGGCCTGATCTCAGCTTTTGAagcaaaattgaaattgcTCCAAGCCCGCTATAATGAGGTTGTCCGCAATTCAAAAACTATCACTagattcaacaattttagTAGTGTTTTTgtgattattattattgcaAACTTTGTCACTGAGTGCTTTAAGAGGGCGAATAATCCTATGATAGCATTTGATGCATTTTACAGAGCCCAGTTTGTGACTTCAGCAATTCTTGCAGGTGAAATTGTTACGAGATTTCTTTTGTTCATTCCGGGACATCATTGgaagatctttttttattccatATGCAACTGGATCGATCTTGTGTTGGCCATCGTTACTATGGTTATCATACTACCACCAATCTATAGAAATTTGGGAGACGCTTACGGGTGGCTTACATTTTTTCAGGTCGCACGTTTTTACAGGGTTGTGATGTCTGTTgcatttttaaaagaagCCTGGAAAATGGTCTTTTCGCAGATAAGACCGTTCCTTCATCTCTGCATGTTTTTCGGTTTATCATTGTATCTCATTTCGCTCATTATGGCAAGACTTTTTGAAGGAATTGTTCCAATTGATCAATATCTCGATGAGGATCAGCTTATCATGCAAAACTTTCCTAACGTGTTGATATCGTTATATACAATAACTTCTACTGAGAACTGGACAGATATTCTTTATTTGTGTCAGCAGTGTGCGAAAAATAGATTTACAGAGTTCGTTATAGCAGTTTATTTAATTGCTTGGTTTGCTTTTTCTAACACAATCcttatcaatattttcattgcCATTATAACGGAGAATCTTGGTTTACCTGAGGCAGAGAAGAAACGACAACAGATTAAACATTTTTACTTGAAGCTAAAAAGTCAGCTCAATCAAAAGTCTCAATCGAGTTCCCTCTTAGACTCactaagaaaaagaatcGCTAACAAGAGAACTGCGGAAGAGTTAACTCCAACTGATCAACttgtgaagaagatgaaggtTTTAATGAAAAGGGAGAAtttggatgaagatgtcTCGGGTTcagaggaggaggaggtgTCAATAACAACTGCTTTCATTGAGTGGCTTCGTGAAATGTTTAGATTTGTTCCTTTTTACAGCCAGTTAGAAAATCTTACTGTTGACTTGTATCATTcggcagaaaaaagaatgcaacGTGTCAAGAATGGTGAATTCATCCAATCACGTCGCGGCCATCGTCGTCAACAACAACATTCCAGCAATCATAGACGTTCGCACAGAAGTTCTCTAATGCATAAATCAAGAGTCATAAACTCTTTAAAGAATTTACACAAGAATCATAGAAGTTCCGATGGCCAAAATACGCAGCATCAGTCATCAAGTTTGGATGAACTGAGTTACGAACATTCCCGTGATGCCTCGACCAGTCTTTTGCAAAGTTCCGTCGATACACATACATTATCGAATTACCATCAAGATAGATCATTGTGGCTTTTCACaattaataataaattcAGAGCACTTTGCCAAACTATAGTTGCCCCAGGTAAAGGTGTGAGAATGCATGGATATCAACCAATTCAAAAGGTTTCTGAAGTATTTTCGGTGGTAATGTTTATTTCTACGGTTGCTGTTATTGCTGTGTCTTGTTATACCACTCCTTTAtacagaaaaaataatggcTACTATACAGATAAATGGAACTGGACTCTATATTTTGACATATTCTTTGCAGTTTTATTCTCTGTGGAGTTTATCATCAAGATTGTCGCTGATGGCTTTTTGTTTGGAGAATGTGCCTATATCAAGTCTGCTTGGAACGTTATTGACTTTGTGGTTCTTATATCCTTCTGGATAACCGTCTTCTCTGTCATGTTCGATAACTACGAATTGCTCATAATCGTTGGTGCTCTAAGAGCAATGAGAGGGTTTAGACTTCTTACAATTACTAAGGTGTCTCAGGATACTTTCCAGTATGCTGTTATATCTGGttctaaaaaaattgttaaTGCCGCTATAATTGCACTATCATTGTTACTTCCATTTGCGTTATGGggaataaatatatttcgaGGAAGGCTAGGTTACTGTCTCGATGGAGTCTCCGATAAGAGTAAGTGTACATTGGAGTTCAGTCAACAGGTATTCAAATGGAATGTTGTGAGTCCAAACGTTTTCACTGCTCCTCCATTGCTATTTGATAGATTTCGGGAttcaattttctctttattcCAGATCATTTCATTGGAAGGATGGGTTGATTTGCTACTCAATCTCATGAATATCACTGGGTATGCAAAGTCTCCACAAACTTTTGCCAGTCCGGGTAATGCAGTTTATCTTgtcattttcaatttcctctCTATCGTCTTGATATTGAAcgtttttgtttctttgattATTAATAATTATTCGATGCAGACTGGCGTTGCTTATCTGTCGGAAAAGCAGCTTGCATGGCACGAGGTCAAAAAGATTCTAAGTCAGATCAAGCCATCCAAAAGGATAGACTCGGCTCATATGAGCCGGTTCAGGAAAAAAGTTTATGATGCCTTTACGAACAAAAACGTTCTTCTTAATCGATCGGTTAAAGTTTTGGTTTTTGTTCACCTCATTGGATTACTTACAGAAACTTACCCTACATCAAGCAGTTTCAGTTTGGCAAGGTATATTATCTTTATGATTTCAACCTCGGGTTTATTGCTCTATGTTGGGCTCTCACTTTTTGCCTATGGTCCTGGCCTATTTTTTGCCAATAAATGGAATTACTTCCGTTTATTTGTTTGTGCCGGGGCCTTTACACTGTCGGTggtttctttctttgttgCACGTACAACTATTTTTGCaaatttcaacaagttgTTTCTTGTGGCTGTGCTCTTGTTTATCATCCCCAAAGTGAACATTTTAAACCAACTCTTGAGATATGCTTCGGCAAGTTTGCCATCTTTGGCAGCCATAATATACACATGGAtagttctttttattgTGTTTGCAATGGCCCTAAACCAGGTGTTCGGGCTGACTAGGATTGGCGAGAATACAACCGGAAACCTAAATGCGAGAACAGTGCCAAAAGCCATTATCATGCTCTTCCGGTGCAGTTTTGGAGAAGGATGGAACTATATCATGGATGATTTTGCAGTGGAAGCTCCTGCATGTTATAGCGGACATCTCTATAACTCTGACTGCGGGAGTGAGAGTATGtcttacttcctttttgtttgttggAATATACTTTCtatgtatatattcatGAACATTCTCATTTCTGTTGTGGTGAACAACTTTAGTTACGTTTATCACGGATCGGGACCACATTCGGCTATTACTAGAGAAGAGATTAGGAAGTTCAAACGCGCTTGGAACAGATATGACCCATATGGTACTGGATATCTGAAACTTGAGGATTTTCAATGCTTCCTGGATTCTTTGGATGGCGTTCTCTCTTATCATGTTTATGAAAAAATGCACAGAATTCCGAATTTGACCAAAAAGTGGATCACTTGCAATTCTTCTAAACCCTACGACTTGAGGCTtaattttggaaatttgaaCAAAGCCTTTGCTCTTGTCAATTTTGAGAAGGCACACTCCAGAAGGGCTCGTTACGAAAGATTGATCATTGAAGCTCGGCTGAAAGCCGTGCCTGTTAATAACCATTTGATGCTCAGATTTACAGATATCTTGCTTCAAGTTGGATATTACTCCAGATTCAAAGACAGTACTTGTTTAACATTAGAGGATTTTATCAAAAGAACCATTCtcatgaaaaaaattaataagatCCTTCGAAACATGAAAATACAGTCGACGGTCGAAATGGCCATTTGTCGACTTAGATTCAAGTGCCACACcctttcaatttcaaagcCTATAGAAGGCTCCGGTTTTGATCCATGGACAGCAGGAGATATTGCTACAAGGGTTCAAAATGCCGGAAATGGTTTCATAAATGATACCGACCCAGATTCGCCATTTAACGATTACAGTGATAACGCATCTGATGGTGGATATCCATTTGGAGATGAGACAGGAGATCCATTTAGAAACTCCACACCAAACTTTTTACAGGTTCCTTCCAATGAAAGAAAGTTATCTTTGcattaa
- the ZPR1 gene encoding nucleolar zinc-finger protein (BUSCO:EOG09262Z0M): MSDQPDAKKQKIEKPGVGNSTGEKKDENGNETFFKPVEKAAEDIDAQDNGVKKTGAEDAEGNPVQEVQSLCMRCGKQGVTRILLTTIPYFKDTILMSFSCPHCGYKNCEVQAASEIQEKGTKYVLKVENKEDMDRQVIRSDSCTCKFAELDVEIPAEKGQLTTVEGLLSEMVDNLEMDQDRRKTQHPDVYAAIEKFVKKVKKVLNGEPGSFPLTFIADDPAGNSWIEFKPGEPQHKWSCTKYVRTPEQNVALGLMSEDQAAQSRLKMNEEEQKKEAKEKENGENEEGAAEAIKSTNISDENNPEAEVQIFKAECPSCRAPCETHMKMVSIPHFKDVIIMSTVCNRCGYKSNDIKTGGEIPAKGHRIILKCTDPEDLSRDILKSESCTMEVPELGLSITPGTLGGRFTTVEGLLKEVRDGLYSRVYTETSDSMDEATKSKWKEFFSKIDQALAGKLQFTIMMEDPLASSYIQNVYAPDPDPNMASEDYERTEEENEDLGIADMKT, from the coding sequence ATGTCAGACCAACCAGATGctaaaaagcagaagattGAAAAGCCAGGAGTGGGCAACAGTACaggagaaaagaaggacgagaatggaaatgaaacATTTTTTAAGCCAGTGGAAAAAGCCGCTGAAGATATTGATGCTCAAGATAATGGAGTAAAGAAAACAGGAGCTGAAGACGCAGAAGGAAATCCTGTTCAAGAAGTTCAATCTCTTTGCATGAGATGTGGAAAACAGGGCGTTACTAGGATTTTGTTGACAACAATTCCATACTTTAAAGATACTATTTTGATGTCGTTTAGTTGCCCACATTGTGGCTACAAGAACTGCGAAGTTCAAGCCGCATCCGAAATTCAGGAGAAGGGTACGAAATACGTCttgaaagttgaaaataagGAAGATATGGATCGTCAGGTTATAAGGTCGGACAGTTGCACTTGTAAATTTGCTGAGCTCGATGTGGAAATCCCTGCTGAAAAGGGTCAACTTACAACAGTTGAAGGTCTTTTAAGTGAGATGGTCGACAATCTTGAAATGGATCAGGATAGACGGAAAACCCAACATCCTGACGTGTATGCAGcaattgaaaagtttgtgaagaaggtgaagaaggTTTTAAATGGTGAGCCCGGCTCCTTCCCACTAACATTCATTGCAGATGATCCAGCTGGAAATTCATGGATTGAATTTAAGCCTGGAGAACCTCAACATAAATGGTCTTGCACGAAGTATGTCAGGACACCAGAACAAAACGTTGCATTGGGACTTATGAGTGAGGATCAGGCTGCACAAAGCAGACTCAAGATGAATGAAGAGgagcagaaaaaggaagcaaaggaaaaagagaatggtgaaaatgaagaaggagcGGCCGAAGCAATTAAAAGCACCAACATCAGCGATGAAAATAATCCAGAGGCAGAAgttcaaatattcaaagcGGAATGCCCATCCTGTCGGGCTCCTTGTGAGACACATATGAAGATGGTTAGTATACCGCATTTCAAGGATGTCATTATAATGTCCACAGTTTGTAATAGGTGTGGATACAAATCTAATGATATTAAGACGGGTGGGGAGATACCAGCAAAGGGCCATAGGATTATATTGAAATGTACAGATCCAGAGGATTTATCGCGGGATATATTAAAATCCGAAAGTTGTACGATGGAGGTTCCGGAGTTAGGTCTTAGTATCACACCAGGAACCCTTGGAGGTCGGTTTACGACCGTTGAGGGGTTGCTTAAAGAGGTCAGGGACGGATTGTACTCAAGGGTGTACACAGAGACATCTGATTCTATGGATGAGGCTACAAAGTCAAAGTGGAAAGAGTTCTTCAGTAAGATTGACCAAGCTTTGGCTGGAAAATTGCAGTTTACAATTATGATGGAGGACCCACTAGCATCAtcatatattcaaaatgtttATGCACCAGATCCAGATCCAAACATGGCTTCAGAAGATTATGAGAGAACAGAAGAGGAGAACGAGGATCTAGGAATTGCTGATATGAAGACTTAA
- the PHB2 gene encoding Prohibitin-2, subunit of the prohibitin complex (Phb1p-Phb2p), producing the protein MNGNNNWDKFAETMRQRAQQMTNTSGGRNPRSPKGIFAGVGGLIFLGISIWAANESLYNVNGGERAVIYDRFKGILPTVVSEGTHIKIPFLQFPYIYDIRAKPRTISSLTGTKDLQMVNISCRVLSRPQVSSLPTIHRTLGKDYDERVLPSVVNEVLKAVVAQFNAAQLITQREKVSRLVRENLVRRAGHFNVLLDDVSLTAMTFSPEFSSAVEAKQIAQQDAQRAAYVVDKAIQEKQSLVVKAQGEAKSAQLIGDAIKKSKDYVELKRLETAKEIAETLSRSPNKVYLDNEALLLDTVTDARNIK; encoded by the coding sequence ATGAATGGAAACAACAATTGGGACAAATTTGCGGAAACCATGCGCCAAAGGGCACAGCAAATGACCAACACTTCAGGAGGAAGAAACCCAAGATCACCAAAAGGTATTTTTGCTGGTGTTGGTGGTTTGATATTTCTTGGAATATCCATCTGGGCGGCCAATGAATCCCTATATAATGTGAATGGTGGTGAAAGAGCTGTGATATATGACAGATTTAAAGGTATTCTGCCTACTGTTGTGAGCGAAGGCACGCATATAAAGATTCCGTTCCTTCAATTTCCATATATATACGATATCCGTGCCAAGCCAAGGACAATTTCCTCATTAACGGGAACTAAGGATTTACAGATGGTGAATATATCTTGCAGAGTGTTATCGAGACCTcaagtttcttctttgcctACTATTCACAGGACGCTTGGTAAGGATTATGATGAGAGAGTTCTTCCATCCGTTGTCAATGAAGTGTTAAAGGCGGTTGTTGCTCAATTCAATGCTGCACAGTTGATCACACAGCGTGAGAAAGTCTCCAGGCTTGTTCGGGAGAATTTAGTGAGACGTGCTGGTCATTTCAATGTCTTGCTAGATGATGTTTCACTTACTGCAATGACCTTCTCCCCTGAATTCTCTTCAGCTGTGGAGGCTAAGCAGATTGCTCAGCAAGATGCTCAAAGAGCTGCATATGTTGTTGACAAAGcaattcaagaaaagcaaTCTCTGGTGGTCAAGGCTCAGGGTGAAGCTAAATCGGCTCAATTGATTGGTGATGCTATCAAGAAATCTAAAGATTACGTTGAGTTGAAGAGATTAGAAACTGCCAAGGAAATTGCTGAAACTTTATCCAGATCTCCAAATAAGGTTTACTTGGACAACGAAGCTTTGCTTTTGGATACTGTTACGGATGCACgtaatataaaataa
- the RNR2 gene encoding Ribonucleotide-diphosphate reductase (RNR), small subunit — protein MSAPINSVTDDLSKLGIGKKPETEAAEVKAEASKKAGLSTDSDYIRNYDNFEPVEGLEKKRWAEHAEFLKPFKAHRDEIRKLESSEPLLKENIHRFVMFPIQYDDIWQMYKKAEASFWTAEEIDLSKDLTDWNNKMNANERYFISRVLAFFAASDGIVDENLAQNFMKQVQLPEARAFYGFQIMVENIHSETYSLLLETYITDKKESDYLFNAIHTIPPIKEKALWALRWINNDDALYAERLVAFAAIEGVFFSGSFASIFWLKKRGLMPGLTFSNELICRDEGLHTDFACLLFSHLKHPPSKVIIKKIMTEAVNIEKTFWSDALPVSLLGMNFDMMAHYVEFCADRLLIALGCEKVYNATNPFDFMENISLAGKTNFFEKRVSDYQKAGVMAKELEGSNNDISFNEDF, from the coding sequence ATGTCCGCACCAATAAATTCAGTGACAGACGATCTTTCAAAACTAGGTATCGGCAAGAAGCCAGAGACTGAGGCTGCTGAGGTTAAAGCTGAAGCTTCAAAGAAGGCAGGACTTTCAACTGATTCTGATTATATCAGAAATTACGACAACTTCGAGCCTGTCGAGGGactggagaagaaaagatggGCTGAACATGCTGAGTTCCTTAAGCCATTCAAGGCCCATCGTGACGAAATCAGAAAGTTGGAATCAAGCGAGCCTTTGCTTAAGGAGAACATACACAGATTTGTGATGTTCCCTATTCAGTACGATGATATATGGCAAATGTATAAGAAGGCGGAGGCCTCTTTTTGGACTGCTGAGGAGATTGATCTCTCTAAGGACTTGACTGACTGGAACAACAAGATGAATGCCAACGAGAGATACTTTATATCGCGTGTTTTGGCATTTTTTGCCGCTTCTGATGGAATTGTTGACGAGAACTTGGCACAAAATTTCATGAAGCAGGTTCAATTGCCAGAAGCAAGAGCCTTTTACGGTTTCCAGATTATGGTTGAGAACATCCACTCTGAGACCTACTCTCTTTTACTTGAAACGTACATCACCGACAAGAAGGAGTCCGACTACTTGTTCAATGCTATCCATACCATTCCACCTATTAAGGAAAAGGCTCTATGGGCTTTGAGATGGATAAACAATGATGATGCTTTGTATGCTGAAAGATTGGTTGCCTTTGCTGCCATCGAGGGTGTTTTCTTCTCTGGCTCGTTTGCCTCTATCTTCTggttgaagaagagaggTTTGATGCCTGGACTTACCTTCTCCAATGAGCTTATTTGCAGGGATGAGGGTCTACATACTGATTTTGCATGCCTCTTGTTCTCTCATTTGAAGCATCCACCTAGTAAGGTTATTATTAAGAAAATTATGACCGAGGCTGTCAATATTGAGAAGACTTTCTGGAGTGATGCTCTCCCAGTTTCTTTGCTTGGTATGAACTTCGATATGATGGCCCATTATGTTGAATTCTGTGCCGACAGATTGCTTATTGCTTTGGGATGTGAGAAAGTTTACAATGCTACCAATCCATTCGACTTTATGGAGAACATTTCCTTGGCTGGTAAGACTAACTTCTTTGAGAAGAGAGTTTCTGACTACCAGAAGGCTGGTGTTATGGCAAAAGAGTTGGAAGGCTCTAACAACGACATTTCTTTCAATGAGGACTTCTAA